In the genome of Salinirussus salinus, one region contains:
- a CDS encoding metal ABC transporter ATP-binding protein translates to MTTATTERERAGDPLISVDDVTFGYGEIPVLESVSIDVEPGSFLGLVGPNGSGKSTLLDLMLGLRRPDSGTVSLFGEPAHEFDAGERIGYVAQDATKAARDMPVTVREVVEMGRYPRRLFGRFSTADRRAVEEALEQVGIADLASRRVGRLSGGQRQRVFIARALASEADLLALDEPTVGVDAESREEFYSLLHDLNATGLTVILIEHDIGVVTTYATDIACLNRELYFDGDPSTFVETDALAQAYGTDQHVLHHDH, encoded by the coding sequence ATGACGACAGCAACGACGGAGAGGGAACGGGCGGGAGACCCTCTCATCAGCGTCGACGACGTCACATTCGGCTACGGAGAGATCCCGGTTCTCGAGTCGGTGTCGATCGACGTCGAACCCGGATCCTTCCTCGGACTGGTCGGGCCGAACGGCAGCGGCAAGAGCACGCTGCTTGACCTGATGCTCGGTCTCCGACGGCCCGACAGTGGAACGGTTTCGCTGTTCGGCGAACCCGCCCACGAGTTCGACGCCGGTGAGCGAATCGGATACGTCGCACAGGACGCGACGAAGGCGGCGCGCGATATGCCGGTCACGGTTCGAGAAGTTGTCGAGATGGGGCGATACCCGCGGCGGCTCTTCGGCCGATTCTCGACAGCGGACCGGCGAGCGGTCGAGGAGGCGCTGGAACAGGTCGGAATCGCAGATCTCGCGTCTCGTCGAGTCGGCCGACTGTCTGGTGGCCAACGACAACGGGTCTTCATCGCCCGTGCCCTCGCCTCGGAGGCCGACCTGCTCGCACTCGACGAACCGACGGTCGGCGTCGATGCCGAATCCAGAGAGGAGTTCTACAGCCTCCTGCACGACCTGAATGCGACCGGGCTGACCGTCATCCTCATCGAACACGATATCGGCGTCGTCACCACCTACGCGACGGATATCGCGTGTCTCAACCGCGAACTGTACTTCGACGGTGACCCCAGTACGTTCGTCGAAACGGACGCCCTCGCGCAAGCGTACGGGACCGATCAGCACGTCCTCCACCACGACCACTGA
- a CDS encoding DUF7511 domain-containing protein — protein sequence MSDTTSGDTEPEWDGNAEPGPSESPRSGLMALVVGPAERPVCTIYPPDVAVPYRTTTWITAYGNSFVDLDDYR from the coding sequence ATGAGCGACACCACGTCTGGCGACACGGAACCGGAGTGGGACGGGAACGCCGAGCCCGGTCCGTCCGAGAGCCCTCGTTCGGGATTGATGGCACTGGTCGTCGGCCCTGCGGAGAGACCCGTCTGTACGATCTATCCGCCGGACGTGGCTGTTCCGTATCGGACGACGACCTGGATTACGGCGTACGGGAACTCGTTCGTCGACCTCGACGACTACCGATGA
- a CDS encoding metal ABC transporter substrate-binding protein, whose product MSRYTRRRLIATGLGTATIGALAGCTSSNDDSGATESAGPEAQSSFFVFGDLASQVAGDTATAETLVPIGQHGHGWEPGSKIQGTILESDLFLYGMEGFQPWADDLVTSLRDDDADVDIVAAGAGIDLIEGGHDHGHEEDHEGEHEEGHDGEGEHGHDEHGEGDHEEHHGESAPWEWAGLYHLEAGTYTYTFHEGPDPKMQLAVIATEEGGDHGIHHVEETATTLYGDHDTHTPGEGGETLTPSSESLYHLQFADSGETTFSLDIETEGHYVLFAQHAPAEFDATLTNGSGSAIEPEVTETAGEHGHEGDGEHEGEHDHESGEEHEDEHEGESEHEGEEGHNHDHSGGTDPHFWLDPERAKQAVDNIRSGFVDVDSDNASAYAENAESYRNRLDELDESFQSALEGASKDVVFVAGHNAFQYLGQRYGFEVQTLTGLSPDDQPTPKDIERAQEIIAEHDLQYVCADPLESQTAANQLVEETDATEVLPLTPIPGQTQEWADEDWGYVEIMENINLETLKQALDAE is encoded by the coding sequence ATGTCGCGATACACCCGCCGACGACTCATCGCAACTGGACTCGGTACGGCAACCATCGGCGCGCTCGCGGGATGTACGTCGAGCAACGACGACTCCGGCGCGACGGAGAGCGCCGGGCCGGAAGCCCAGTCTTCGTTCTTCGTATTCGGGGACTTGGCCAGTCAGGTTGCAGGCGACACTGCGACCGCAGAGACGCTCGTCCCGATCGGCCAACACGGCCACGGGTGGGAGCCTGGCTCCAAAATACAGGGAACGATCCTCGAATCGGATCTCTTCCTCTACGGGATGGAGGGATTCCAGCCGTGGGCTGACGACCTCGTGACGAGTCTCCGTGACGACGACGCCGATGTCGACATCGTCGCTGCCGGTGCTGGTATCGACCTCATCGAAGGCGGACACGACCACGGTCACGAAGAAGACCACGAGGGGGAACACGAGGAAGGCCACGACGGCGAAGGAGAACACGGCCACGACGAACACGGAGAGGGAGACCACGAGGAGCACCACGGCGAATCGGCCCCGTGGGAGTGGGCTGGTCTCTACCACCTCGAAGCTGGCACCTACACGTACACGTTCCACGAGGGCCCTGATCCGAAGATGCAGCTAGCCGTTATCGCAACCGAAGAGGGCGGCGACCACGGCATTCACCACGTCGAGGAGACCGCAACCACCCTCTACGGCGACCACGACACGCACACACCGGGAGAAGGCGGAGAGACACTCACGCCGTCCAGTGAGTCACTCTACCACCTCCAGTTCGCGGATTCCGGCGAGACGACGTTCTCCCTCGATATCGAAACGGAGGGCCACTACGTCCTCTTCGCCCAGCACGCTCCCGCGGAGTTCGACGCGACGCTCACCAACGGCAGTGGGTCGGCCATCGAACCCGAAGTGACCGAGACTGCCGGCGAACACGGACACGAGGGCGATGGCGAGCACGAAGGTGAACACGACCACGAGAGTGGAGAGGAACACGAAGACGAGCACGAGGGAGAAAGCGAACACGAAGGCGAGGAGGGACACAACCACGACCACTCCGGCGGAACGGACCCGCACTTCTGGCTAGACCCGGAGCGAGCGAAGCAGGCGGTCGACAACATCCGGAGCGGGTTCGTCGACGTCGACAGCGACAATGCCAGTGCCTACGCCGAGAACGCCGAGTCGTACCGTAATCGTCTGGACGAACTCGACGAGTCGTTCCAGTCCGCGCTTGAGGGCGCCTCGAAAGACGTCGTGTTCGTCGCTGGTCACAACGCCTTCCAGTATCTCGGCCAGCGCTACGGATTCGAAGTACAGACGCTGACGGGACTGTCACCGGACGACCAGCCGACGCCGAAGGACATCGAGCGGGCCCAGGAGATCATTGCCGAGCACGACCTCCAGTACGTCTGTGCGGATCCGCTCGAATCCCAGACCGCGGCGAACCAGCTCGTCGAAGAAACCGACGCCACCGAAGTCCTGCCGCTGACGCCGATTCCCGGACAGACCCAGGAGTGGGCCGATGAGGACTGGGGCTATGTCGAGATCATGGAAAACATCAATCTCGAGACGCTGAAGCAGGCCCTCGACGCAGAATGA
- a CDS encoding ASCH domain-containing protein, which yields MTSIEANELLPAERIRRAAVAGDVTQLHRGDKHASEGDRFEIDDVVFEVTTVREERLGDLTDEDARAEGSPDLDAYKERIERTHDVTWDDDDTAVLHRFERVDQDG from the coding sequence ATGACCTCGATCGAAGCGAACGAACTGCTTCCGGCTGAACGGATTCGACGAGCGGCCGTCGCCGGAGACGTTACCCAACTGCATCGTGGCGACAAACACGCCTCCGAAGGTGACCGCTTCGAGATCGATGATGTCGTCTTCGAAGTGACCACCGTACGAGAGGAGCGACTAGGGGACCTGACAGACGAGGACGCCCGAGCCGAAGGGTCACCGGATCTCGACGCATACAAGGAGCGGATCGAGCGGACCCACGACGTGACGTGGGACGACGACGATACTGCTGTCCTCCACCGATTCGAGAGAGTCGATCAAGACGGGTGA
- a CDS encoding MogA/MoaB family molybdenum cofactor biosynthesis protein produces MIQNDRELPPVADRRTTDTDGHDCIDPLGVAIVTVSSSRGDGVEKTPPDPSGDAIAGILVEAGHVVTSRRMVPDDYVRIKTTVSECLDRPDVDLVVTTGGTGVTIDDVTPDAVSELFDRELPGFGEAFRWLSWEEVRTRIVSTRATAGIARDVPVFVLPGSVNAVELATAEIISEEAPHLAGLATRHANENVDSEQH; encoded by the coding sequence GTGATCCAGAATGACCGCGAACTTCCTCCAGTAGCGGACCGACGGACGACGGATACCGACGGTCACGACTGTATCGACCCGCTGGGCGTGGCCATCGTAACCGTGTCCTCGTCCCGCGGAGATGGCGTCGAAAAGACGCCACCCGATCCCAGTGGCGACGCCATTGCAGGTATCCTCGTCGAAGCGGGTCACGTCGTCACGTCACGCCGGATGGTTCCGGACGACTACGTCCGGATCAAGACCACAGTGAGCGAGTGCCTCGATCGGCCGGACGTCGACCTCGTCGTCACCACGGGCGGGACGGGCGTCACCATCGACGACGTCACTCCGGACGCGGTGAGCGAGCTCTTCGACCGCGAACTGCCGGGCTTCGGCGAGGCGTTCAGATGGCTCTCGTGGGAGGAGGTACGAACGCGTATCGTCTCGACCCGTGCGACAGCGGGTATCGCCCGCGACGTACCAGTGTTCGTCCTACCGGGAAGTGTGAACGCCGTCGAGCTCGCCACGGCGGAGATTATCAGCGAGGAAGCCCCGCATCTTGCCGGACTCGCAACTCGACACGCGAACGAGAACGTCGACAGTGAACAGCACTGA
- a CDS encoding GTP-binding protein, which translates to MAVDEQPPVTILSGGLGAGKTTLLNHLLTVGGEEYDIAVLVNDVGEVNVDADLIENGSELSMEDGGVTELSNGCICCGLQNELDQELRRFAFDEEFDYLVIEASGISDPVPIAQRFVSPARASALYDLDTTVTVVDAAQFHQAFVDGRPLKSTDDDARPLSDLLAEQVEFCDVLVLNKCDLVSETELEAVERVVRTLHPGVDVIRTTESTVDPKRVLGTGRFDQDEASNSARWKQALSTAHGDGTDVDSDEHHESQTETDDHSHEHGDDHDHSHDEAHDHRHPPEEFGVDSFVYERHRPFHPERFSEWLRSFPDSVVRAKGHLWVAGRERYALDLSQAGTQTHVEVNGRWAVTLPEFQRESYRESRSDLHWDEQWGDREVKLVFIGAGMDESSIVDTLDDCLVSETGMEDDWEAFENPFPGTMEWSQSPMEQRLVVGDRS; encoded by the coding sequence ATGGCCGTCGACGAGCAACCCCCGGTCACGATCCTCAGTGGCGGGCTCGGCGCCGGAAAGACGACCCTGCTCAACCACCTCCTCACGGTTGGCGGCGAGGAGTACGATATCGCCGTTCTCGTCAACGACGTCGGCGAGGTGAATGTCGACGCCGACCTCATCGAGAATGGCTCCGAACTCTCGATGGAAGACGGCGGTGTCACGGAGCTGTCGAACGGCTGTATCTGCTGTGGGCTGCAAAACGAACTCGATCAGGAACTGAGACGCTTCGCGTTCGACGAGGAGTTCGACTATCTGGTCATCGAAGCCTCGGGTATCAGTGATCCGGTCCCCATCGCCCAGCGGTTCGTCTCGCCCGCACGTGCGTCGGCACTGTACGATCTCGATACGACCGTCACGGTGGTCGACGCCGCACAGTTCCATCAGGCGTTCGTCGATGGCCGCCCACTCAAGTCGACAGACGACGACGCCCGACCGCTATCGGACCTACTCGCCGAGCAAGTCGAGTTCTGCGACGTACTCGTCCTCAACAAGTGCGACCTCGTCTCCGAGACAGAGCTTGAAGCGGTCGAACGCGTCGTCCGAACACTCCATCCCGGGGTCGACGTCATCCGAACGACCGAAAGCACCGTCGACCCGAAACGAGTTCTCGGAACGGGTCGATTCGATCAAGACGAGGCAAGTAACTCTGCCCGGTGGAAACAGGCACTCTCGACCGCCCACGGAGACGGCACAGACGTCGATTCAGATGAGCACCACGAGAGCCAGACGGAGACGGACGACCACAGTCACGAACATGGCGACGACCACGACCATAGCCACGACGAAGCGCACGACCATCGTCACCCACCAGAGGAGTTCGGTGTCGACTCGTTCGTCTACGAGCGCCACCGGCCGTTCCATCCCGAACGCTTCAGCGAGTGGCTCCGTTCGTTCCCCGATTCCGTCGTCAGAGCCAAGGGCCACCTGTGGGTCGCTGGCCGCGAGCGCTACGCCCTCGACCTGAGCCAGGCGGGAACACAGACCCACGTCGAGGTCAACGGGCGGTGGGCAGTCACACTCCCCGAGTTCCAGCGCGAGTCCTACCGCGAATCGCGGTCGGACCTCCACTGGGACGAACAGTGGGGGGACCGCGAAGTGAAACTCGTCTTCATCGGGGCTGGGATGGACGAATCCAGCATCGTGGATACGCTCGACGACTGCCTCGTTTCGGAGACCGGGATGGAAGACGACTGGGAGGCGTTCGAGAATCCGTTCCCGGGGACGATGGAGTGGTCGCAGTCCCCGATGGAACAACGCCTCGTGGTAGGTGACCGATCGTGA
- a CDS encoding GTP-binding protein: MPFNNDPIPVTILSGSLGAGKTTTLNHILSSEQELNAAILVNDMGEVNVDADLVERESDLTQNDDEIIEMSNGCICCRLRGDMLDEVGRLAEERDFEYLLVESSGISEPIPVAQTFARGFEDAEFDPTGVYELDTMVSVVDAHSFWQGFDSGEVLTDDEMEPQGNRVPEEALMDQIEFCDVLLLNKCDLVPDDELEEMEAVLKTLQPRAKIIRTEHGAVDPEEILNTGRFDFEAASQSAGWKRELQHGHHHESAADEHGVTSFVFDADRPFHPERIARLFADLPDGIVRAKGFFWSAGREDIAMGLDKAGQSVRAGPKGTWIATLPKAQQERYFAARPGIKEDWDDQWGDRGSELVFIGREFDQETLIERLEDCVLSDAEMAEDWNEYPDPFTADEQRELALADD; the protein is encoded by the coding sequence ATGCCGTTCAACAACGACCCGATCCCGGTGACAATTCTCAGCGGAAGCCTCGGTGCCGGCAAGACGACGACGCTCAACCACATTCTCAGTAGCGAGCAGGAACTGAACGCTGCCATCTTAGTCAACGATATGGGCGAAGTGAACGTCGACGCCGACCTCGTCGAACGCGAGTCGGATCTCACCCAGAACGACGACGAGATCATCGAGATGTCGAACGGGTGTATCTGCTGTCGGCTCCGTGGCGACATGCTCGACGAAGTGGGACGATTGGCCGAAGAGCGAGACTTCGAATACCTCCTCGTGGAATCGTCTGGAATCAGCGAACCGATTCCGGTCGCCCAGACGTTCGCCCGCGGATTCGAGGACGCGGAGTTCGACCCTACGGGCGTCTACGAACTCGACACGATGGTCAGTGTCGTCGACGCCCACAGCTTCTGGCAGGGTTTCGACTCCGGAGAGGTGCTCACTGACGATGAAATGGAGCCGCAGGGCAATCGTGTCCCCGAAGAAGCCCTCATGGACCAGATCGAGTTCTGCGACGTCCTCCTGTTGAACAAGTGCGACCTCGTCCCGGATGACGAACTCGAGGAGATGGAGGCCGTCTTGAAGACGCTACAGCCGCGAGCGAAGATCATCCGGACCGAACACGGCGCCGTCGATCCCGAGGAGATCCTGAACACTGGCCGATTCGACTTCGAGGCGGCGAGCCAGTCCGCCGGGTGGAAGCGTGAACTCCAGCACGGACATCATCACGAGTCAGCCGCCGACGAACACGGCGTCACCTCGTTCGTCTTCGACGCCGACCGTCCGTTCCATCCCGAGCGGATCGCTCGTCTCTTCGCCGATCTCCCCGACGGTATCGTTCGCGCGAAGGGCTTTTTCTGGTCCGCCGGTCGCGAAGACATCGCGATGGGGCTCGACAAAGCAGGCCAGTCGGTCCGGGCCGGTCCGAAAGGGACGTGGATCGCCACGCTCCCAAAGGCCCAACAGGAGCGCTACTTCGCCGCCCGCCCCGGCATCAAAGAGGACTGGGATGACCAGTGGGGCGACCGCGGATCTGAACTCGTGTTCATCGGCCGCGAATTCGATCAGGAGACACTAATCGAGCGACTGGAAGACTGTGTCCTCTCAGACGCAGAAATGGCCGAGGACTGGAACGAGTATCCGGATCCGTTCACCGCCGACGAACAGCGCGAACTCGCACTGGCTGACGACTGA